A window of the Henckelia pumila isolate YLH828 chromosome 3, ASM3356847v2, whole genome shotgun sequence genome harbors these coding sequences:
- the LOC140886675 gene encoding transcription repressor OFP1-like: MGNHRFRLSDLIPKSWFYKLKETNKTRKNQHKSSSSSPSSLPVAVAEPKNTLSDQRKSYHFTRDLNLSSNSPLKPRISDKLCSPVESPRRSSRRRRRSTKRNRPQQRLFTSSVSADSSCRASVESAWTKPPRESPSRRDLDQTSSSDYDSISPEYGSDRGLTPDTFDGMLSCSTSCIGSIDNDTVSEHDRLPPIITKKLQEPTKIPGPFSERNAHGSLSLSVKVMKEDFSSTASTTTSSSKDHHQNKKSITSPVKRHSPKALSPGLRLRTYSPRIGNLRIQARNKINTAVSSNPSSGTSRRSVAESFAVVKSSKDPRRDFRESMVEMIVENNIRDSRDLEELLACYLSLNSDEYHELIINVFKQLWFEFLHVRLK; this comes from the coding sequence ATGGGAAATCACAGGTTCAGATTGTCTGATTTGATACCAAAATCCTGGTTTTACAAGCTCAAGGAGACcaacaaaacaagaaaaaatcAGCACaaatcatcttcttcttcaccGTCATCTCTCCCAGTTGCAGTTGCAGAGCCCAAAAACACTCTTTCTGACCAAAGAAAATCCTACCATTTCACGAGGGACCTTAATCTAAGCTCCAATTCACCTCTCAAGCCAAGAATTTCCGACAAACTTTGCTCTCCCGTGGAATCCCCGAGAAGATCATccaggagaagaagaagaagcaccAAAAGGAATAGACCGCAGCAGAGGCTCTTTACTTCCTCTGTTTCCGCAGATTCAAGCTGCCGGGCCTCCGTAGAATCCGCCTGGACTAAGCCGCCGAGGGAGTCCCCGAGCCGCCGTGATCTTGATCAAACCTCATCCTCTGATTACGATTCCATCTCCCCGGAATATGGCTCGGATCGCGGCCTGACTCCCGACACTTTTGACGGCATGCTTTCTTGTTCCACTTCCTGTATAGGCAGCATCGACAACGACACAGTGTCCGAGCACGATCGTCTCCCTCCAATCATTACCAAGAAATTACAAGAGCCGACCAAGATTCCAGGACCCTTTTCCGAGAGAAATGCTCACGGGTCCCTGTCCCTGTCTGTTAAGGTGATGAAAGAGGACTTCTCAAGCACTGCCAGTACCACCACTAGTAGCAGCAAAGATCATCATCAAAACAAGAAATCAATCACGAGCCCCGTCAAGCGACATTCGCCGAAAGCATTGTCTCCAGGCCTCAGGCTCCGCACGTACTCTCCAAGAATCGGGAACCTTCGGATTCAAGCTAGGAATAAGATCAACACCGCCGTAAGTTCGAATCCAAGCTCGGGTACTTCACGGCGAAGCGTGGCGGAAAGTTTCGCGGTGGTGAAATCTTCCAAAGATCCTCGGAGGGACTTCAGAGAATCGATGGTGGAGATGATCGTGGAAAACAACATCAGAGATTCCCGGGATTTGGAAGAGCTTCTGGCTTGTTATCTGTCGTTGAATTCTGATGAGTATCACGAACTCATCATCAATGTTTTCAAGCAACTTTGGTTTGAGTTTCTTCATGTTCGTctcaagtaa
- the LOC140886674 gene encoding CBL-interacting protein kinase 2-like → MENKGSVLMQRYEVGKLLGQGTFAKVYHARNLKTNMSVAVKIVDKEKVYKAGMIDQIKREISVMRLVNHPHIVQLYEVMASKTKIFFVMEYVKGGELFNKVAKGKLKDDAARKYFQQLISAVDFCHSRGVYHRDLKPENLLLDENGNLKVSDFGLSALAESKRQDGLLHTTCGTPAYVAPEVINRRGYDGSKADIWSCGVILYVLLAGYLPFHDSNLMEMYKKIGKAEFKFPNWISPDVRKLISKMLDPDPNTRISMSKIMENSWFRKGFQSKIPRADAYCKNNNIETDKEAAIDADTTSKADISRLNSLNAFDIISLSAGFDLSGLFEENDDKREFKFTSNQPAKNIISKMEDLAKRLKLKIMKKDGGLLKFEGSKSGRKGVLSVDAEIFEIAPDFHLVEMKKASGDTLEFQKMMKQEVRPSLKDIVWTWQGDKPHADGQLELSEPQPSQVP, encoded by the coding sequence ATGGAAAATAAAGGAAGTGTGTTGATGCAACGGTACGAGGTAGGGAAATTGCTGGGGCAAGGGACCTTTGCCAAGGTTTATCATGCAAGAAACCTCAAAACCAATATGAGTGTGGCGGTGAAGATAGTCGACAAAGAGAAGGTATACAAGGCTGGGATGATCGATCAAATCAAGCGTGAAATCTCTGTGATGAGACTTGTTAATCACCCTCACATCGTGCAGCTTTATGAGGTAATGGCCAGtaaaaccaaaatatttttcgtGATGGAGTATGTTAAAGGAGGTGAACTCTTTAATAAGGTTGCCAAAGGGAAACTGAAAGATGACGCTGCAAGGAAATATTTTCAACAGCTGATTAGTGCTGTAGATTTTTGCCATAGCAGAGGTGTTTATCACCGGGATCTCAAACCCGAGAACCTTCTTTTGGATGAAAACGGGAACTTGAAGGTTTCAGACTTTGGATTGAGCGCCCTTGCAGAATCCAAGCGACAGGATGGATTACTTCACACAACATGCGGGACACCTGCCTATGTTGCTCCAGAAGTTATTAACAGGAGAGGGTATGATGGATCCAAGGCAGATATCTGGTCATGTGGGGTGATCTTATATGTTCTGTTGGCTGGATATCTACCTTTCCATGATTCAAATCTGATGGAGATGTACAAAAAAATAGGAAAGGCCGAGTTCAAGTTTCCAAACTGGATCTCTCCTGATGTTCGTAAGCTGATCTCCAAAATGCTGGATCCCGATCCAAACACCAGGATATCTATGTCCAAGATCATGGAAAATTCTTGGTTTCGTAAAGGATTCCAATCCAAGATCCCGAGGGCTGATGCATACTGCAAGAACAACAATATAGAAACTGATAAGGAAGCAGCTATTGATGCTGATACAACATCCAAGGCAGATATTTCTAGGCTCAATTCCTTGAATGCCTTCGATATAATCTCCCTTTCAGCTGGCTTTGATTTGTCGGGCTTATTTGAGGAAAATGATGACAAAAGAGAATTCAAGTTTACGTCCAATCAACCAGCCAAGAACATCATATCGAAGATGGAGGATTTGGCGAAGCGGCTGAAGCTTAAGATCATGAAGAAGGATGGAGGATTGCTGAAATTTGAAGGATCCAAATCCGGAAGAAAAGGGGTGCTGTCTGTTGACGCAGAAATTTTTGAGATTGCACCAGATTTTCATCTAGTTGAGATGAAGAAAGCCAGCGGAGACACCTTGGAGTTTCAGAAGATGATGAAGCAGGAAGTCAGGCCATCCCTGAAAGACATTGTTTGGACGTGGCAGGGCGACAAGCCTCACGCCGATGGGCAACTAGAGCTATCAGAGCCACAGCCATCCCAAGTCCCGTAG